The Chelonia mydas isolate rCheMyd1 chromosome 26, rCheMyd1.pri.v2, whole genome shotgun sequence genome contains the following window.
GGAAGCAGGCATGAGCTAGACAGTAGCATCTAAAGCGCAGCGTCGGTGTAAGCGGTGTCCACACTGGGAGCGCTTGGCTGCTATAGTACACCAGCAGAGCGGTACTGGCCAAGCCCTCCAAGGGCAGGCCTGGCCGTAGGTGCTATGTTGCCAGTCCAGGACAGTTCTGCTGGTGACTTTTGCCTAGCAGATGCCTGCCCACATGCAAGCCCCAAGCGCCTTCCACACAAGGGCCCTGAGCAGCCATCAGCTAGGACCTGCTAGCACAAGGGGCAGGACAGAGCGGTGTGCTGGTGCGGGTGCCTCTTCTTCCCTTGATCaatccctgagccatccagtcccaaCGCCAGGGTTTCCATGTCTGACATTTGTGATGCTGTGCTGAGCGTGAACGGCTTCAAAGGCTGATATTTTTGCAAGACAACTACGTTTAATTAAAAACTCAATTACTTGGAGAACGGTTATGGGGCTGCTGAATTAATAACTCCGAAATGGTTTCAAATAAGAAACAGCCAGAATCAAAAGGTTATTTCCACTCCCGTACGTTTTAATCATTAAGAGCCATGTGCCTCCTCGCAGCCATTCACATCAGCACAATGTGGCAAAGGCAGATAATTATCTCAATCAAATGTAGGTTTCCTTGGCTTGCAGTCTTGTGCTGCAGGATAATTGGGGGAGTTCGACTTTATGAGTGAACCTGCAAACTCCAGATAAGACTGGAATGGAAGGGTAGGCCACTGGTTCTACCTTCCCGCTTCCGGGCACATGCCAGCTTCTTACTGATCAGAGTTAGGAAGAAAATTGTCCTCTGTGCAGATGATTCTGTAAATGCCTGTTGCAGGTTTTTTTGAACCTTCCTCTGAGGGCAGCTGGTACTGGCCCCTGTCAGAGGTGAGATACTGGGCAAGAGGGACTCCTGGTCTGAGCTAATCTGGCAACCCCTCTGTCctaagaaaaatgttatttttagagctggttgaaagttttTCTCTGAAAGAGGGGCagtgctggaaggtggcagggtggtgggttttgttttgttttgtttttaaatggtggaaaatggattttttgatCAAACAGAAACTCatgaaaaattgccatttttgtcAAACGGGTTgggctttcatttaaaagctcTCTCCCCTTCTGCCTCTCACGCTTGGAACGAGCGTCCCCTCCACAGCCACAAACCTTactcatcctcctcctcaaacCTCCTTTGCCGTGAAGCCTACATAAACCTGACAACAGTCATGTTGCTGGTGTCccgagaccactgcctatcatccTGACCAGCACTGTCTCagtgtttccttgtgctcccccgtCTGCCTGTCCCCACCTGCTGTgcttgtcttacacttagatcATCAGCTCCTCGGAGCAGAAACCAtccctttgttctgtgtttgtactgcgcCTAGCAGAGCAGGGGCCtagtccaggactggggctccttggtgctaTGTTAATACAAGGAATCAACAACCAGTACCTCCACTACAGAATGGGGATACAGTGTAAAGACGCAAGcagtgaaattctggctctgttgaagtcaatccTGGCATTTTAGCAAtgatccaggatttcaccccttctctctttcaatggaagttttaccatgacttcaatggaagcagaattaggccaatacTAAGAGCTTTGGAAAAACCCAGCAAGTGTTTGGATTAGATAGTGGAGACCCCTGCCCCTTTCCACCTCTGTGGGTGGGCCCAAAAAGACATGATCTGGGAGTTACCTACCAGTATCCTTGGCCCAAGGTAATCATGCACCATGTCCCAGGAGAACCCCGTACTGCTCTGTGCTTAGACTCCATTTGAGTCTTGATCTGTGGAAGTTTCTCTCAATAGAACTCACCTACCTGTGTGTTGGTTTTGCACCAGGTTCCGATGCATCATTTACCCCTTTAAATCCAAGCTCAGCCTGCTCAAGGCCCTGAACGCCATTGCGGTCATCTGGGTCCTGGCCATCACCATCATGTGCCCTTCTGCTGTCATGCTCACAGTGGTGGAGATTGAGGATCACTACATGGTGTACAATGACAACCAGAGCCTGGCTTACCCCTTGTATTCCTGCTACGAGGCCTGGCCCAACAGCGAGATGCGCAAGGTCTACACCACTGTCCTTTTTGCCCACATCTACGTGGCCCCATTGACCCTCATCATGGTCATGTACAGTAGGATTGGCATCAAACTCTACAGGTCATCGGGCCCGGTGAGCAAGCACAGGGTGGAGAACCAGGAGTGCTGCAGTGCTGCTGTCTCCAGGCGGAAGGTCAAGGTAATCAAGATGCTCATTCTGGTGGCCCTGCTCTTCATGCtttcctggctgcccctgtggACCCTGATGCTGTTCACAGACTACACCAAGCTGGATGACAACCAGATCAACCTGCTGACAGGCTACATCTTCCCCTTTGCGCACTGGCTCGCCTTCTCCAACAGCAGCGTCAATCCCATCATCTATGGCTACTTCAATGAGAACTTCAAGCGGGGCTTCCAGACAGCCTTCAAGTTCCAGATTTGCTCGGAGGACATAGGGCACCACAAGGCATATTTGGAGAAGGTGACGGGCAGCACCAGTGGCTTCAGCACTCGCAACAAGATCTTCATGGACAGGGAATCCTCCGACTCCATCTGCCTCAAGAACCTGCATGCCAAATCCCCCTGCCTCATGCAGAATGGACAGGCCCAGAAACAGGGACTTCACCTGCAGGATACTGATAAAATCACCCCTCTGAACAAAGTCTGCAAAGCATGGGATGATTGAAACAACTGGCGAGATGGGAATGCGGTCTCTTTCCATTTGCAAATGTCACTTTTATTTGTCACGGTGATGCGTGTGCAGTGATGAGTATTTTCCCCTCAGGCCTGGGTACCTAGCTATTCATATTCTGTTTTGTAAATGCACAATGAATCACATGGGGCTGCTGTTCAATATTCCTACTGATGCACAGATATCTGTCAATCGCTTTCAGTGTCTAGTTGAGGCTAGCTGTCATATAAAATGTCCATGTATTAAAGCTAATACTGCATGCAGAGTTTCCTTGGCTTGCAATCAGCATGTGGTGTTTTGGGGGTGGAAAAATGTATTTCACAGGGTCAGGATTCagttttgcatttgaaaaaaaaaaaatctgtgaggaTTTGTCTTCTTGTTTTAGCAAAGTGCTGTCTGTCAAGCTCTTCCTGCAGT
Protein-coding sequences here:
- the LOC102929870 gene encoding neuropeptide FF receptor 1 translates to MDDPRMESEGRINKTISSLTSHKRNLTYSPYYQHSPPVAAIYIISYLFIFALCMVGNSLVCFIVLKNSRMRTVTNLFILNLAISDLLVGIFCVPTTLVDNLITGWPFSNGICKMSGLVQGMSVSASVFTLVAIAVDRFRCIIYPFKSKLSLLKALNAIAVIWVLAITIMCPSAVMLTVVEIEDHYMVYNDNQSLAYPLYSCYEAWPNSEMRKVYTTVLFAHIYVAPLTLIMVMYSRIGIKLYRSSGPVSKHRVENQECCSAAVSRRKVKVIKMLILVALLFMLSWLPLWTLMLFTDYTKLDDNQINLLTGYIFPFAHWLAFSNSSVNPIIYGYFNENFKRGFQTAFKFQICSEDIGHHKAYLEKVTGSTSGFSTRNKIFMDRESSDSICLKNLHAKSPCLMQNGQAQKQGLHLQDTDKITPLNKVCKAWDD